TGCGCCACTCGTGGGAAAACGGCTCTAGTGTTTTGAATGAGCGCCAGGTCGCCTCGTCATAGAGCGCCAGATCATCGGGATGCACTTGAGCATAGGTAAGGGTCGCGTCCTGTAATACCTGCTCTGGCTCTAATTCTTGAATTTCTCGGATACCGGGACTGATATATTCAAATCGCAGATTAGAGCCTTTTGCATCGCAAACCAAGATATAAATCTGGGCAGGGGAGGCAGCCGCAATTCGCTGGAAGCGGTTTTCACTTTGCTGAAGGGCAATCTCCGTCTGCTTACGATCGGTGATGTCGCGAATCATCATCAAAACAGCATCGCTCCCACAGGGAACCGCCCGAACTTCCTCATACTGCCAGCCATCGCCTAACCAGAGCCGCTGTTCCAGGGTTTGCATCTCCCCCGTTTCCAGCGTTTGTTGAATCAACTGGAGTTTGATAGCAGCAACCTCAGGAGAAACAAATTCAGTAAAATGTTTGCCGATCGGATTAACATCTAACGGAATCAGATCCACTAGAGAATTGCTGCGAACAATATCGCGATAAATGCCATCTGCACCAATTAGCGTCATCAAATCCGGCATTGCCGAGAGGATTGCTCGATTTCGCTCCTCACTCTGGCGCAGGGCTTCCTCGGCTTGCTTCAGGTGGGTGATGTCGCGTCCGACAGACTGAATTTCTATGGGGTTTCCCTGCTTGTCAAACAGCAGGCGATCGCTCCACTGCATCCAGCGCACTTCGCCGTTGACCACCCAGCGATTTTCGGAGGTGATAATGGGCTGATCGATGCTCAAAGAGGTGATATTTCGTTCGACCTCAGCCCGATCCGGTTCATAAATTAGATGGCGGTAGCTCTTGCCAATCATTTCCTCACGGTTCACGCCAAAATAGCGACAGCAGGCATCGTTAACAAAGGTTACGGTGGTATCGGGAAGCGATCGACAAACAAGTTCGGTCTGGTCTTCCACAATGGCGCGATAGCGGGCTTCGCTCTGCTGCAAGGCAAGTTCGGCGGCTTTGCGATCGGTGATATCGCGGTGCGTCACAATAATCTGATCCTGTCCTTCCAGCTTACAGACTTCTGCCGACAGCAAAACCGTTTTCACCTCGCCCGAATTGAGGCGAACTTGCACCTCCAGATTTCGCACGCTGCCCTGCTGCGCCAACAGTGAGCGATACTGCTCCCGCTGCTCTAGCTCATGCCAAAAGTTGAGTTGCAGTGCCGTATTGCCGATAATTTCTGCTCTGGAATAGCCATAGAACTGCATCGCGCTCTCGTTGATCTCCAGCAGGCACCCATCCGCAAAATTTGTGATCGCGAGTGGTTCAGGACTGATCCGAAAAACCGTTGTAAACTTTTCCTTCGATTCTGCTAATGCGGTTTTGATGCGATCGAAAGAATCCTGGATCTGGTCTGCCATTCGATTAAACGTGTGTGCCAGACCGTTTAACTCGGCGATCGAACCGTTGGTCAGCAGGCGGCGATTGAGGTTTCCCGCAGCCAGTTCTTGACTGACGTGGTTGAGTTGGGTGAAGTGTTGGGTGAGCCGATTTGTGGCAAAAATTCCCAGTCCGATCGCACCACCAAGCGTCAACAGACAGAGCAACAATGTTGTGGCTTGGTTGGCGTGAATCGCCTGCATAAAATCGGATTCCGGAACCACTATCACAATCAGCCAGTCCAGCCCATATCGATCTTGAAACGGAGTGACCCGCACCCATTTTGCTGAATTTGACTGCTCAATCGTGAATTGCTGAGTTCCGTTAATTTGGGATAGATGATGAGAACGGGCGTTAAGCTGTGCCATCGTTTCTCGCATCGTCGAATCTTCGCTCTCTCCCGCGTTCATCCGTTCAGCTTCTCCAGCCTGCGTTCTGAGAATCGATTGATTTGTAGAATTGGCGACCAGGAGTCCCGATCGCTCCACAATAAACACCTGCCCAGATGGACTCAAGTTCAGATTTGAAAGAAAATGACTCAGGCTTTTCAGATCAATATCAGCGGCTAAAATTCCCCGGAGTTTACCAGAGTCTGAGTAAATGGGCAGTCCGGCAGAAATTCCCATCACTGGCACATCGCTGATGAACTGATAAATAGGACTCCAGGTTGCTTTCCCTGCCTTTGCGGGTGCTTGATACCAGGGTCGAGTACGGGCATCATAATTCTCGGAGATGGTTTGAGTTTCGATAATCCTTCCTTTAGCATCGGTGAGTGAAAGCGTGTACTTGCCCTTAGCAAATTGGACAGTTCGATAAACGCTCATGTTGCCGGAGCCAAGGGGGAGACGACGACCGGAGCCAACCATTCCTCCCCGATCATTTGCCATGGCAATCGTTGTGACATCTGGAAACAGCTGGAGCTGTGCCCAGAAAAACTTTTCCAACGGTTCTGGGTTTATCGTCTCGAATCCAGAGAGTTGACCCAGACGAATGTTACTTGCATTAAGCTGGTTGACCAGGTGAGGCATCTCAAGCGATCGCTCCAGGTAAAGCACTGTTTGGTTCTCTTTCTCCTGCATGAGCTGGCTCGCTAACTCGGTTACCGTCTGTTCCCCGCTTTGGTAAGAGAGATACCCGACCAGCGTTGTTGCTCCCACAGTCAGCAGTACAAACGGAACGGTTAATGCCCAACTCAGCGGTACACCTGTCAGTAGGCGACGGGGCGGTCGCGGCAGAAAAGCCGATTGTCTTTTCCGTCCAGGAGTAGTCATGTCACGCTCCGCTTCATGGTCTCAAGCTCCTGCTGAAGGCGCGATCGATCGATTCGGCTGATTACTCGCGTCACCAGTTCTGGACCAGCAACGGGTTTGCCAATAAAATCATCGGCTCCCGCCGCAAACACTTGATGAATAGAGGCGATATCGGTATGAGCCGTCACAACCAGAATCGGTAAATTGCCCCACTGGGGGTCCTGCCGCACCACTCGACACAAATCAATCCCATTAAAGGTTGGCATTTCCACATCCAGCACCAGTAGATCGGGCTGCGTAGCCGTTAAAACAGTCCAGAACTGTTCTGGCTCTTGCAGTGTTGTCACCTGCATTCCCCAGGGCTGTAATAGATCGAATACCGTATCCAGCAGCAGCGGATCGTCGTCTAAAACCATGACTATAGCATCCGTCGCCTGAGAGTTTGTCAGCACTTGCTCGATCGCCTGGAAGACTTCAGCGGTTGCGATCGGCTTATGCAAAAATCGCTTAATGCCCAATCGAGACAGAATCACGCGATTGCCCAGCCGATCCTGCTCTGTGATGACGAGAATCGGTACGGTTGGAAACTGGGCTGTGAGGGTCTTGATCAGGTAAAGTCCCGCTTCGAGGGATTCCTGTAGATGCAGCACAATTGCTTGAGGGGTTTCCTGCTTGATCTGATGCTGAATGACTTGCCGAATGACTGCTGTATCCATTACGGTTTGAACTTTAAGGTTCCAATTCGAGGCATCTCGTCGAAGCTGTTCAACAAAAGCGATATCTGTACCTATGACCAGGACAACCGGAAGCCGAGGGGCTGGCGGCAGTCGATGCGAAGCAGTTTCCTCTTTGAGGTAATCGCTCAACGAGGTAGCAGGTTTAGCAAGTTCCTGGGTTAGCTCAGAGATCAGACTGTTAATTTGAGAGACTTGGACTAGGGCTAGGGGATACTGCTCCAGCAGTTTTTCGAGCGATTTAGCCACGTGCGACCCTCTCTCGTAGCCGAAGGAGCCTAACGTTCCTGCCAATCGGTGCGCTTCTTGAGCAAGGCTTTGCTGTTGGGCTAGAGCCAAGCTTCCGGTCTGGATCGCTGCCCTCACTTGCTCCAGTGCCGCCACTCGTTCTCGAAAAGTGTTTTGATACTTGTCTAGAACCTTAGCGATCGCCTTTAGATCCTTCTGATGGTTCAATTTACTTTTACTTTCTTTCGTCCCTTTACGTTCATGCTCAACTTGCCGAGTCTGAACTTGCTGAGTCTGATTTGATGCTGCATTATGCTGCTCTAGAGGCATTCTGAGCCGATATCCCATCCCGTAAATTGTATCCAGCAACTCTGTCTGCATTCCGGCAGCTTTCAACTTTCGTCGCAAATCCTTCACTAAATTGGTGACGGTTGCCTCACCGGGAGAAGCGTCGATCGACCAGAGGCGATCGATAATATTATTCCGGCTGAAGACGCGATGAGGATGGCGCAGGAACAAACCCAGTAATGCGTATTCCTTCGGCGACAATGGGAGGAGTTGCCCTCGATAGGTCACTTCCGCTGAAACCGGATTAACGCAAAGATGCTCCCAGGTCAGGAAAGTAGGTGACAAATCGGTCTGTCCTCGCCGCAGCAGGGCACGCATTCGTGCCAGTAGCATAGATGGGTGGTAGGGTTTGGTGACATAGTCATCTGCTCCCGCATCTAGCCCTTTCACGACATCGGTACTGGAGTCTTTAGCGGTCAGTAAAAGAATGGGCTTTTGAAATCCATTTGCTCGAAGCTGGCGACAAAGACTGATGCCGTCTAGCTTGGGAATCAGCAAATCCAGCAGAATCAGGTCATATTCCCAGGAAGTCGCAAGCTGAAACCCCGCTTCGCCATCATTTACCACGTCAACCACATATTGCTGTGCGGCAATGACTTCCGAAAGGACTGCCGCTGCTAATGAATCGTCTTCTACCAGTAAAACCTTCACAGCAGATGCAACTCCTTACTTGAGCAATTCTAAAGTTTCTGAAGCACTAACGTTCCTTGAAATATCGTCCGTATCTGGAGTGAATCTGTATTATAGAGCCTGTTTTTCCTGAATCATCCTTAACCTTATCAGAAACGTTCCTGAGTCAGTGTATGAATATCTTCAGGATGTAAGCGAGGCACTCAGACCCTAACAGCAGAAGACAAGCGACGCTTCAACTTGCGATTCTGGAATTGCTTGTGCTGCAAGAATTGGTGCAAGCCTGCCTATCTTTGGAGCGGTTTCCTGGTGTGAAATCTCACCCTTAGTAAATCCTTATTTTTTCCTGGTTCAGTTTAGCCAGGGTCTATGCAATGTTTTAATACAGCTAAAGGAATAACTTTGTGAATCAGACTGCTTCCAACCTTGGAGCTTATTCAAAGAAATTTAATTATCAGTTATCAAAATCATTGTGGTTATGTTCTAGCAGTGCCCTGTCTGTCGCGATCGTCTTTTCAGGCTCAGCGGCATGGGCAGAAGGGCAACCATCCATCTCCAACACTGCTAATCCCGATACTTTCTCAAGTACAACCCTTAAACCTAGCCTGCCACTGCCGAATCTTGCCGATTCAGTTGCTTCCCATGAGAACCCTTTTATTCCAAGCTTCGGCTCAGATTCTAATCAGTTTGTTCTAAACCATGAAGCTGCTCTCAACACTGACGGCACACAGGCTGTTGCTGACCGATCGCCTAGCGATGCACCTGAACCCGCTGCACTGGAGGAATTAAATTACTCAGCAGAGGCACTGATACAGCCAGCGCCGCAATTCACAGAAGCTGCGATCGAACCGACGGAACCCGTTTTCCTGTCTCCGACCGCTCAGGCTGATACTCCCAATTTAGAGCCTTCTGAACCCTCTGGGGAACTCCAGCCTTCCGAGCCACCTTCTGAGCGGTCTTTTGAGTCGCAACCTTCTGAGCCACAACCTTCCGAGCCATCTGCTACTTCTTCAAGTCAGAGTTGGCAATTTTCAGTGGAGCCTTATTTCTTTGCGCCCTTGGATGTGAATGCTGATGTCACAGTCAATGGACGAAGCTCATCAATCGAGTTGGGGTTAGATGACATCCTGGAGTTCGATCGCGCCTTTGATGCGGGGCTGCGGCTGCGGGCGCAAAACGATCGCCTAGGATTTATTTTGGACGGTTTCTATCTTTATGGTGAAAACAGCGGTAGCCTGGGAAGAACGTTTTCTTCAGGAAGCATCTTTCAGTTTGTACAGCGGAATTCCCCTGGGACACTAGAAGAGTTTGTGCAGCGGTTTGAACCCCAGCAAATTCAGCAGTTTGTCCAGATTGGACGACAGATTGGACTGAATACGCCTGTAAATGTGACTGCGGATGGAACAGTCTCCGTTCGCCAGATCACTATCGATGCTGCGGTTTCCTACCGAGTGATTGATACGTCTCTAAGCCAATCGGAAGAAACAGACTTCTATCCCCGACTGGCGGTTGCGCCGATCGCAGGGGTACGAACCAACATCTTGCAACAAACGATCGAAGTGGATGATATTCGGATTAATGGTCGAACGATTCCCGATCGCGTTTTGCCTCCAATCGATCGCAGCTTCCGCTTTTCTAAAACGCTAGTGGAACCTTTGATTGGCGCACAGATTGATTTAGCGTTATCGGAGCAATGGGCACTCGCATTTCGCGGCGACGTATCTGGATTCAACATTGGTGCGCGGCAAAACTTTACCTGGAATGTAATGCTTGGCGCTCAGTACAATATCTCCCGCAATGTTGTCCTTCAACTTGCCTATCGCTTTAATGGATTTGACTTTGAGACAGGCGAAGGTTTCAGACGAACGGAACTAAACCTGCGTCAGAATGGCGTAATGTTGAATGCAATATTCCGATTCTAATGATTTGTTTTTCTGCTTTCCCTAAGCTTTCGATCTCTGAAGCTTGAGCTGTAGAAGCCCTATATTATTCCTTTCCCTAACCTCAGTATCCTCTCAATTTATTATGGTGTCTTTGTTTGAACCCCTGCTTTGTCCCTGCTGCATGCCAGCTCTCCTACATACGTTGTCCCAATGCAGTACACCGCTTCTGCTTGAATCCCTGCTGTACTTGAAATCGGGTTCTTTGGTTGCGGCAATTGGATTGGATCTGCCATCTTCAGACAAGGAGGAGGACGCTTATCTCTTACCAGACTATTCAAACCAAACTGTACAAGAATTTAGATAAAAAAATTAGGTAAGGAATTACTAATGATGTCATTCTTCCGTAATGTTTTCCCTAAGCAGTGGATGAAGCGAGGGGGTCTACTAATTCTAGGAGCGATCGCCTTTAGTTTGCTTTTGCTGTTCAAGATGCCCTTTCATCTACCTTTTCTGGGATCACAGCCTGCCCAGGCACAGAGAACCTTTCAAGGCACTCCCGCCGCTAAACCCGCCTATTACGAGCGGCTGCTGTCGGTAGTCGATCGGGATGGCGATCGGCTAATCAATATTTTCAAAGATATTCATCAAAATCCTGAACTGGGATTTATGGAAACGCGCACCGCAGAGATCATCGCGAAGGAACTGCGATCGCTCGGCTATGAGGTGAAAACGGGGATCGGCAAAACAGGCGTGGTTGGGATTCTGCGAAATGGTGAGGGTCCCAAGGTGATGTACCGGGCGGATATGGATGCACTCCCTGTGCAGGAAACCACTGGACTACCCTATGCCAGCACGAAGCGAGTTGAAATGGAAGATGGGGACGATCGCTATGTGATGCACGCCTGTGGTCACGATTCCCACGTGGTCTGGATGCTGGGACTGGCAAAGGCAATGGCAGAGCTGCGATCGGACTGGAAGGGGACGCTGATTCTGGTGGCACAACCCGCAGAGGAGGGAGTTGCAGGCGCAAGGGCAATGGTGGAGGATGGTCTGTACACCCGTCATGGTGTTCCCGTTCCTGACTTTCTGCTGGGGATGCACAGTGCCCCGGGTCCAACTGGATTGATCGCCAGCGCACCGGGTGTTCAAACCGCAGGCAGCGATCCGATCGACATTTTGTTTAAAGGAGTCGGGGGACACGGTTCCTCACCCCATCTGGCAAAAGATCCGATCGTGATGGCTGCCCATGCGATTACGCAGTATCAAACGATCGTGGCACGGGCGATCGATCCAAAGGAGGCGGCAGTGATTACCGTCGGCTCGGTGCAGGCAGGCGAAGCAAATAACGTGATTCCGGGCGAGGCACTGCTGAAGCTGAGTTTGCGCTGGTTTAGTCCAGAGGTGCGGCAAACCATGCTCACGGGCATTCAGGCGGTGAATCAGTCGATCGCCCGCGCCTATGGAATGCCGGAAGATCAGCTCCCCACGATTACAACCAAGGGGGGAACTACACCGATGGTCAACGATGCATCGGTGATCAATCGGATCAATCCTCAGTTAGCAAACCTGGTGGGAGCCGACAGACTGATCACGCAATTCGAGGGAACAACCGGCTCAGAGGATGTGCATCTGCTGAAGGGTGACAATCAAAACATTCAGTTTGGCTTTGTCTTTGTTGGCGTTGCGGAACCGAATCTATTTGCTAAAGCACTCGCAGAGGGCAAACAGGTTCCCTTCTCCAACCACAACAGCAACTTCCAGGTTGATCTGAATGCCATTCCGCTTGGCACGAAGGTCGCCAGTGTCATGACAATCGAACTGCTGCAAAATTAGAAATCTTGCATTCTCACAGCTTATCTAGTCTACGTTTCACACAAAAGTTTCAACCCAAAAGAAAGCCAACATGAAGATGCGTTCAGTTTTAGCAGGTGGTATTGCTTTGGCGGTCATCAGTGCCCCTGCGATCGTTGGAATGGCAGCAATGATGCCAATTTCAAGTGCCGTTGCCCAGCAAGCGACCCTGAACTTGACTGGAGAAGGAGAAGGGAGACTCACCATCGGCAGCAGACCCGCCCAGACGGTGACGTTCGTGACCGTGACCAGTCAACCGGGTGGACGAGTAGAAATCACGCTCCGGCTGTCAGATGGCAATCTGCTCCGGTGGGGTGGGCAATTAGCCCGACAGGGTGGGGGCGAGGCTCAGATTGATTTGAGAAATTCGGGCATGGCGGATGCTATGGGTCTGCTCACGCTTCGCTATCAAGGCAATCGCCTGATCTCTCTGCTTGGAGAGGGGACAATCGACAGCCAGCCCATGTCCATTCGCTTCACCATTGCCGATGATAGCGTTAGCCGTCCACCCACAACCCCGACGAACACCCTGAACCTGACCCAATCGGGTACGGGAACGTTTGGACTCCAGGGACGCCCAAACCGCAACATCAACTTCGCTTCAGTCACCGTTCAGCAAAACAACAGTGCCGAGCTATCGATTCGACTCGCCGATGGCAATCTGATTCGGTTTGGCGGACAACAAACCCGCAGAGATGCCAGTGATATTGTTGTGAACCTGACCTCTTCCGGGAACGCCAATGCCCAAGGCACTGCGAACATTAACTACGGTGCTAACAATTCAATCAACAGCATCAACGCCAATGGAACTCTGGATAGCCAACCCTTCTTTATTCAGTTCAGCGGACAGCAGGTTTCCCGTCCCCCACAGCCGCCCACGGTTCCACCCAGCAACCAGGCGATCGCTTGTTCGGGACAGATGCAAAACGGCTGGCGATATCGCGCTGAGGCTGTGAATCGTCGCTTTACCCAGATTCGCTGGGAGCGGACGGGACAGCTGCCCACAGTAACTACCCTGAGATTCGAGCGAAACAACGCCCAGGGGGAACCTGTCTACCGGGGTGCCTTTCGAGCGGCAACGGAAGTTACCTTGATTGATTTAAGCAGGGGCAATCCCCGTCGGGGAACTCAAACTTCTGTTGGGGTCGAGGAGTGGGGCTGGTCGCGTGGCACCTGTCGTTAACGCGAGGCGTAATCTGCTTTTCTGCCATAAGGAGAGTCCTGTGAATACAGCAGTCAGAAAAATTTTGGCGATCGCCGCCCTTGTTTCGCTCCAAGTTCCCGTCCTCGTCGATGCCGTAGAAGCCTGTACCAGGGTGATCTACAAAGGACCGAACGATACCGTTTTGACGGGGCGCACGATGGACTTTTCCCTGCCTATCCCGGCGAATCTTTGGATTTTTCCCAGAGGGATGCAGCGAAATGGTGAGGTCGGACCCAACTCTATTCAGTGGACTTCAAAATACGGCAGCGTGATTGCGAGTTCCTGGGACATGGGTACGCCAGACGGCATGAATGAAAAGGGACTGGTAGCGAACTTGCTTTGGCTTGTGCAGTCACAGTATCCCTCTTTTGATCCAAACGGGAATCAGGCGGGACTGACGATCGGTGCCTGGGCGCAGTATGTCCTCGATAACTTTGCGACGGTTGCGGAAGCGGTTGAGGCACTGAGGCAAGAGGAATTTGTGGTGGTCACGGATGTCATTCCTGGAACGGACAAATTGACCACGGTGCATCTTTCTATTTCCGACCCAACGGGCGACAGTGCCATCTTCGAGTACATTGGCGGTCGATTGGTGATCCACCACAGCCCGTCCTACACGGTGATGACCAACGATCCGATCTTTGAGGAACAGCTCGCTATTAACGAATACTGGCAAAACATTCCCGGAAATGTGTTTCTGCCGGGAACGAATCGGGCGACCGACCGCTTTGTGAGAGCGAGCTACTATCTCAACGCAATTCCCCAAACCGATGATCCCCGAATTGCGGTGGCAAGCGTGTTTAGCGTCATTAGAAATACCTCTGTGCCTTATGGCATCTCGATCGAGGGGTTTCCCAACCTCGCAACGACGCAGTGGCGAACGGTCGCTGATCAGAAAAATCTGGTTTATTATTTTGAGACCGCCATCACTCCAAACACATTTTGGGTCGATTTGAAAAAGGTTAACTTCAGCGAAAACAGTGGAACCAGGGTGCTGAGGTTAACCAACGGAGAAACCCATGCAGGAGAAGTTTCTTCCGAATTTGTGCGTTCAGAGCCGTTTAGGTTTCAAGGTTTATAAGCTGTGACGTAAACCCTGGAACGAGTGATTCCCCTTTTCTTTTCTCTACCCCCTCTCCCTGGTATGCTGCACTTTGCTATTGATTTCGCGTCGGTTTTTCATCAGTCTCTCTATCAATCTCTTCAAACATTATTCGACAGTTTCCCAGATCCATTCCCCGGATTGATGACGCTTCCCATTCTCCTGGGTTGTACCCGCGCCGTGTATCGAGGACTCGATGGGCTAGTCATTACGGGGCGCACAATGGACTGGCTCAATGATATGAAAAGCAACCTCTGGGCGTTTCCACGCGGCATCGAGCGTGACGGAGCGGCTGGCGAAAACTCGATTCGCTGGACCTCCAAGTATGGCAGTGTCGGCGTTTCGGGATGGGATATTGGAATTGCAGACGGCATGAATGAAGCGGGACTATTCGCCAATCTGCTGTATTTGGTCGAAACGCAGTATCCTACGCCGGATATCTCAGATTTCCGTCAGCCCCTCTCGCTGTCTTTGTGGGCGCAGTATTTCCTGGACAATTTTGCGACCGTGAGTGAAGCGATCGCGGCAATGGAGTCAGAACCCTTTTATGTCGTTCCTTCTGTCTCACCAGACGGCAAACCGGGAACAATTCATCTTTCGCTATCCGATGCAGCAGGGGATTCGGCAATTTTGGAATACGTGGAGGGCAAGCTGACCATTCACCACAGCCCCGATTATCAGGTAATGACCAACTCTCCGATCTACAGCAAACAGCTTGCCCTTAACGAATATTGGCGATCGATCGGAGGGACAACCATGCTGCCGGGGACGAATCGCGCCGCCGATCGGTTTGTGCGTGCCTCGTTCTACATCAATGCCATTCCTAAAACGGCTGATCCGCTGCAA
This genomic interval from Leptolyngbya ohadii IS1 contains the following:
- a CDS encoding response regulator yields the protein MKVLLVEDDSLAAAVLSEVIAAQQYVVDVVNDGEAGFQLATSWEYDLILLDLLIPKLDGISLCRQLRANGFQKPILLLTAKDSSTDVVKGLDAGADDYVTKPYHPSMLLARMRALLRRGQTDLSPTFLTWEHLCVNPVSAEVTYRGQLLPLSPKEYALLGLFLRHPHRVFSRNNIIDRLWSIDASPGEATVTNLVKDLRRKLKAAGMQTELLDTIYGMGYRLRMPLEQHNAASNQTQQVQTRQVEHERKGTKESKSKLNHQKDLKAIAKVLDKYQNTFRERVAALEQVRAAIQTGSLALAQQQSLAQEAHRLAGTLGSFGYERGSHVAKSLEKLLEQYPLALVQVSQINSLISELTQELAKPATSLSDYLKEETASHRLPPAPRLPVVLVIGTDIAFVEQLRRDASNWNLKVQTVMDTAVIRQVIQHQIKQETPQAIVLHLQESLEAGLYLIKTLTAQFPTVPILVITEQDRLGNRVILSRLGIKRFLHKPIATAEVFQAIEQVLTNSQATDAIVMVLDDDPLLLDTVFDLLQPWGMQVTTLQEPEQFWTVLTATQPDLLVLDVEMPTFNGIDLCRVVRQDPQWGNLPILVVTAHTDIASIHQVFAAGADDFIGKPVAGPELVTRVISRIDRSRLQQELETMKRSVT
- a CDS encoding linear amide C-N hydrolase, encoding MNTAVRKILAIAALVSLQVPVLVDAVEACTRVIYKGPNDTVLTGRTMDFSLPIPANLWIFPRGMQRNGEVGPNSIQWTSKYGSVIASSWDMGTPDGMNEKGLVANLLWLVQSQYPSFDPNGNQAGLTIGAWAQYVLDNFATVAEAVEALRQEEFVVVTDVIPGTDKLTTVHLSISDPTGDSAIFEYIGGRLVIHHSPSYTVMTNDPIFEEQLAINEYWQNIPGNVFLPGTNRATDRFVRASYYLNAIPQTDDPRIAVASVFSVIRNTSVPYGISIEGFPNLATTQWRTVADQKNLVYYFETAITPNTFWVDLKKVNFSENSGTRVLRLTNGETHAGEVSSEFVRSEPFRFQGL
- a CDS encoding amidohydrolase, which produces MSFFRNVFPKQWMKRGGLLILGAIAFSLLLLFKMPFHLPFLGSQPAQAQRTFQGTPAAKPAYYERLLSVVDRDGDRLINIFKDIHQNPELGFMETRTAEIIAKELRSLGYEVKTGIGKTGVVGILRNGEGPKVMYRADMDALPVQETTGLPYASTKRVEMEDGDDRYVMHACGHDSHVVWMLGLAKAMAELRSDWKGTLILVAQPAEEGVAGARAMVEDGLYTRHGVPVPDFLLGMHSAPGPTGLIASAPGVQTAGSDPIDILFKGVGGHGSSPHLAKDPIVMAAHAITQYQTIVARAIDPKEAAVITVGSVQAGEANNVIPGEALLKLSLRWFSPEVRQTMLTGIQAVNQSIARAYGMPEDQLPTITTKGGTTPMVNDASVINRINPQLANLVGADRLITQFEGTTGSEDVHLLKGDNQNIQFGFVFVGVAEPNLFAKALAEGKQVPFSNHNSNFQVDLNAIPLGTKVASVMTIELLQN
- a CDS encoding PAS domain S-box protein, which codes for MTTPGRKRQSAFLPRPPRRLLTGVPLSWALTVPFVLLTVGATTLVGYLSYQSGEQTVTELASQLMQEKENQTVLYLERSLEMPHLVNQLNASNIRLGQLSGFETINPEPLEKFFWAQLQLFPDVTTIAMANDRGGMVGSGRRLPLGSGNMSVYRTVQFAKGKYTLSLTDAKGRIIETQTISENYDARTRPWYQAPAKAGKATWSPIYQFISDVPVMGISAGLPIYSDSGKLRGILAADIDLKSLSHFLSNLNLSPSGQVFIVERSGLLVANSTNQSILRTQAGEAERMNAGESEDSTMRETMAQLNARSHHLSQINGTQQFTIEQSNSAKWVRVTPFQDRYGLDWLIVIVVPESDFMQAIHANQATTLLLCLLTLGGAIGLGIFATNRLTQHFTQLNHVSQELAAGNLNRRLLTNGSIAELNGLAHTFNRMADQIQDSFDRIKTALAESKEKFTTVFRISPEPLAITNFADGCLLEINESAMQFYGYSRAEIIGNTALQLNFWHELEQREQYRSLLAQQGSVRNLEVQVRLNSGEVKTVLLSAEVCKLEGQDQIIVTHRDITDRKAAELALQQSEARYRAIVEDQTELVCRSLPDTTVTFVNDACCRYFGVNREEMIGKSYRHLIYEPDRAEVERNITSLSIDQPIITSENRWVVNGEVRWMQWSDRLLFDKQGNPIEIQSVGRDITHLKQAEEALRQSEERNRAILSAMPDLMTLIGADGIYRDIVRSNSLVDLIPLDVNPIGKHFTEFVSPEVAAIKLQLIQQTLETGEMQTLEQRLWLGDGWQYEEVRAVPCGSDAVLMMIRDITDRKQTEIALQQSENRFQRIAAASPAQIYILVCDAKGSNLRFEYISPGIREIQELEPEQVLQDATLTYAQVHPDDLALYDEATWRSFKTLEPFSHEWRIITPSGTVKWVQANSRPERRDNGDIAWYGVLLDITERKRVEDEHKQAEIALQESEARFQEIAQTISQIFFVLDLTTDQYLYISPSYEKLWGYSSESLYRNPKSWLDRIHPDDVEYVMSEFNQIPDDNRNLQEYRLIAADGTIHWMRAESWIVRNEDGNPIREVRLADDITDSKQAEEALRQSEAALRRAQQVAHVGSWQIEVLTGRVTWTEESFHIMGWDIAQLEPSLPQFYELIYLDDRDLLRQRVEAVIADQIPYRVEFRVIHPDGSLRYVEARGEAVVNEEGRTTHVIGTNLDITERKQAEDALRNSEATKNQILKAIPDLILWMTENGTCIDLIEGNSTTNLYNKSEAVGKNLYEILPFDLAQIRVNAIQQALKTGEAQIYEQEVALQSGTTHEEVRVIGVGDDRVLVIVRNITDRKRAEAALLDSETRFRSAFWDAPIGMALIGLDDRWIKVNPMLCDMLGFTEPELLSETASSLVHPEDWHKLEQCVQQVLSSENRNAQVELRYCCQQGQVVWGLTSLSLVRDGQGKPLYYVAQIQDITERQAIDRMKNEFISIVSHELRTPLTAIRGFLGLLDTGIYDKKPEKAKHMIGQALTNSDRLVRLVNDILDLERLSSGKVQIIEEACGAEDLMQRAAAGVQSLADQANVRLIIVPTTAQAWADPDCIIQTLTNLLSNAIKFSPPDAAITLSAQTRTDSVLFSVQDQGRGIPADKLETIFGRFQQVDVSDSRQKGGTGLGLAICRSIVQQHGGSIWAESILGNGSTFYFTLPLMSEGER
- a CDS encoding linear amide C-N hydrolase — its product is MTLPILLGCTRAVYRGLDGLVITGRTMDWLNDMKSNLWAFPRGIERDGAAGENSIRWTSKYGSVGVSGWDIGIADGMNEAGLFANLLYLVETQYPTPDISDFRQPLSLSLWAQYFLDNFATVSEAIAAMESEPFYVVPSVSPDGKPGTIHLSLSDAAGDSAILEYVEGKLTIHHSPDYQVMTNSPIYSKQLALNEYWRSIGGTTMLPGTNRAADRFVRASFYINAIPKTADPLQGVAGVFSVIRNASVPMGITTPDQPNISSTIWRTVADHTNKRFFFESVRSPNVFWVNLDKLDFTEGSPVKKLTLTDGSIFAGDTSAQFQPTEPMKFLSV